From the Deinococcus arcticus genome, one window contains:
- a CDS encoding sensor histidine kinase yields MRLFPRLLLNHLAVMAVLSVVLLVAAELAAHPFIQHHVNEMVQLLGDAGAAMRGDLNEGMRATLTRALFSALPPALLVAAVTAWVAARRVTASVRTLQAGSAALARGEYRRRLPEGGQDELAELAHSFNTMASTLASVEQSRVELIGNVAHELRAPVAAVRGYVEAAQDGVMAHDQALSAIQRELAGLERLAGDLSLVSRVEAGQVELTLQDVLVAALLAQVQDRYALAFEDKGVTLQVDAGRAGLQVRADPARSAQILANLLSNALRHTAPGGAVRVGAQDAGGGVRLVVQDTGTGIAPEHLHRVFERFFRADAARTRGEGCGVGLTVARGLTRAMGGELSVTSTPGVGSVFQVELPASRDRLDPPAFTET; encoded by the coding sequence ATGCGCCTGTTTCCCCGACTGCTGCTCAACCACCTGGCCGTGATGGCGGTGCTCAGCGTGGTGCTGCTGGTGGCCGCAGAACTGGCGGCGCATCCGTTCATTCAGCACCACGTCAACGAGATGGTGCAGCTGCTGGGGGACGCGGGGGCCGCCATGCGCGGTGACCTGAACGAGGGCATGCGCGCCACCCTGACCCGCGCGCTGTTCAGTGCCCTGCCGCCCGCGCTGCTGGTGGCGGCCGTGACCGCGTGGGTGGCCGCGCGCCGGGTGACGGCGTCGGTGCGCACCCTGCAGGCGGGCAGCGCCGCCCTGGCCCGGGGGGAGTACCGCCGCCGCCTGCCGGAAGGCGGGCAGGATGAACTGGCGGAGCTCGCGCACAGCTTCAACACCATGGCCAGCACCCTGGCCAGCGTGGAGCAGTCGCGGGTGGAACTGATCGGGAACGTCGCGCATGAGTTGCGCGCGCCGGTCGCGGCGGTGCGCGGGTACGTGGAGGCCGCGCAGGACGGCGTGATGGCGCATGACCAGGCCTTGAGCGCCATTCAACGGGAACTGGCGGGCCTGGAGCGCCTGGCGGGGGACCTGAGTCTGGTCAGCCGGGTGGAGGCCGGGCAGGTGGAGTTGACGCTGCAGGACGTGCTGGTGGCGGCGTTGCTCGCCCAGGTGCAGGACCGGTACGCGCTGGCGTTCGAGGACAAAGGCGTGACACTCCAGGTAGACGCAGGCCGGGCAGGACTGCAGGTGCGGGCGGATCCGGCGCGATCAGCGCAGATTCTCGCGAATCTGCTGAGCAACGCGCTGCGGCACACCGCGCCGGGCGGTGCGGTGCGGGTGGGCGCGCAGGACGCCGGCGGTGGGGTGCGCCTCGTGGTGCAGGACACCGGCACCGGCATCGCGCCCGAGCACCTGCACCGGGTGTTCGAGCGCTTCTTCCGGGCGGACGCGGCCCGCACGCGGGGGGAGGGCTGTGGCGTGGGCCTGACGGTCGCGCGGGGCCTGACGCGGGCGATGGGGGGCGAGTTGAGCGTAACCTCCACGCCCGGTGTGGGGAGCGTGTTTCAGGTGGAGTTGCCGGCCAGCAGGGACCGGCTGGACCCGCCCGCCTTTACAGAAACGTAA
- a CDS encoding DUF305 domain-containing protein — protein sequence MTTTRRTPKPAGLITLLTAGALLTGAALAQGMAGMDHSNMPGMGNASSAMKMDKMDLSALTKLEGKAFDRAFLSMMVPHHQMAVDMAKAALPVSKDATVKAWANAVIKDQTREITQMNTLLKSMGGVNTAMANQMKSSMSGMADMVKKSKTPDVAFVQGMLPHHASAIDMANLALQQGQDARVLSLAKTIITAQAKEMLDYRTWLKKRGL from the coding sequence ATGACGACCACACGACGCACTCCCAAACCTGCTGGCCTGATCACCCTCCTGACGGCAGGAGCCCTGCTGACCGGCGCGGCCCTTGCCCAGGGCATGGCCGGGATGGACCACAGCAATATGCCGGGCATGGGCAACGCGTCCAGCGCCATGAAGATGGACAAAATGGACCTGAGCGCCCTGACCAAACTCGAGGGAAAAGCCTTTGACCGCGCGTTCCTGAGCATGATGGTGCCCCATCACCAGATGGCGGTGGATATGGCCAAGGCCGCGCTCCCGGTGAGCAAGGACGCCACCGTGAAAGCCTGGGCGAACGCCGTGATCAAGGATCAGACCCGCGAGATTACCCAGATGAACACCCTCCTCAAAAGCATGGGCGGTGTGAACACCGCCATGGCCAACCAGATGAAAAGCAGCATGAGCGGTATGGCCGACATGGTGAAGAAGTCCAAGACCCCGGATGTGGCGTTCGTGCAGGGCATGCTGCCCCACCATGCGTCCGCCATCGACATGGCCAACCTCGCCTTGCAGCAGGGGCAGGACGCCCGTGTGCTGAGCCTTGCCAAAACCATCATCACGGCGCAGGCGAAAGAAATGCTCGACTACCGCACGTGGCTCAAGAAGCGCGGCCTGTAA
- a CDS encoding C39 family peptidase, translated as MKLARTTLFGTGLLSVGAAAPYAQQTSFGVPSPLIQAAQAETSVPSTWQVLPATAGGRLETPVMEVAPFNELIPSWNVTGPAGSALQLEVRVRRPDGRWTPYFGFGTWRASGARRSAPVTRTADGTVNTDTLTLGFRSTAFQTRVTLGAGLQVHLLSVNTSDTALRLRDQGKAGQHNAWNRVLDVPRRSQMIYPGGGEVWCSPTSVSMLLGFWNRPVPVPVAAAATFDQAYDGYGNWSFNTAYAGGQGLQAYVTRLGSLRDAEVFVQRSIPLAVSIRFQAGELPGAPLSWSNGHLLVLAGFDARGNPVVNDPAAPSDATVKRTYPRAVFERLWLNHAGGMAYVMAPRP; from the coding sequence GTGAAGCTTGCACGCACGACCTTGTTCGGAACAGGCCTGTTGTCTGTGGGGGCCGCCGCACCCTACGCTCAGCAGACCAGTTTTGGCGTTCCCTCCCCTCTGATTCAGGCGGCACAGGCCGAGACCAGTGTGCCGTCCACCTGGCAGGTCCTGCCAGCCACGGCAGGGGGCCGGCTGGAGACCCCCGTCATGGAAGTCGCGCCATTCAATGAGCTGATTCCCAGCTGGAACGTGACGGGCCCAGCGGGCAGCGCCCTGCAGCTCGAGGTGCGGGTGCGCAGGCCCGATGGCCGCTGGACGCCGTACTTCGGATTCGGCACCTGGCGGGCCAGTGGCGCGCGGCGCAGCGCGCCCGTCACACGCACAGCTGACGGCACGGTCAACACCGACACCCTGACGCTGGGCTTCCGCAGCACCGCCTTTCAGACGCGCGTGACCCTGGGCGCGGGTCTCCAAGTTCACCTGCTGTCCGTCAATACGTCTGACACCGCGCTGCGCCTGAGAGATCAGGGCAAAGCCGGCCAGCACAATGCCTGGAACCGCGTGCTCGACGTTCCCCGCCGGTCGCAGATGATCTACCCGGGTGGTGGGGAGGTCTGGTGCAGTCCCACCAGCGTCAGCATGCTGCTCGGCTTCTGGAACCGGCCTGTACCGGTGCCGGTCGCCGCCGCAGCCACCTTTGATCAGGCGTACGACGGGTATGGCAATTGGTCGTTTAATACCGCTTACGCCGGGGGACAGGGCCTCCAGGCGTATGTCACCCGCCTGGGAAGCTTGCGGGACGCGGAGGTGTTCGTGCAGCGCAGCATACCGTTGGCCGTCAGCATTCGGTTTCAAGCGGGCGAACTCCCTGGCGCGCCCCTGTCGTGGTCGAATGGGCATCTGCTGGTCCTGGCTGGCTTTGACGCCCGAGGGAACCCGGTCGTGAACGACCCGGCCGCGCCGTCCGACGCGACCGTTAAACGCACGTACCCCCGGGCCGTGTTCGAACGGCTGTGGCTGAACCATGCGGGCGGCATGGCCTACGTGATGGCGCCGCGCCCTTGA
- a CDS encoding TlpA disulfide reductase family protein, protein MTPFFSASPRPPLWRQLLPPLLAAGLVALLAATLLSPARNATDGGPLVGKSAPPLTLQTLDGSTISLVSLQGRPVILNFWASWCGPCREEAPLFRELSTRQTGQEGLVVLGVLYLEPSEQNARDFIREYSLAYPNLRDPGTRTGINYGVAGVPETFFISADGVVQHVDRGGLSRERLNIGLQKIGVPTL, encoded by the coding sequence ATGACACCATTCTTCTCCGCTTCACCACGTCCGCCCCTGTGGCGCCAGCTCTTGCCCCCCCTCCTGGCTGCTGGTCTGGTTGCTCTTCTGGCGGCCACCCTCCTGAGTCCCGCGCGCAACGCCACTGATGGCGGTCCTCTTGTGGGGAAATCAGCGCCTCCGCTCACCTTGCAGACCCTCGACGGTTCTACCATCAGCCTCGTCTCACTCCAGGGACGGCCGGTCATCCTCAATTTCTGGGCGTCCTGGTGTGGGCCTTGCCGTGAGGAAGCGCCCCTTTTCCGGGAACTGAGTACGCGTCAGACGGGTCAGGAGGGGCTTGTGGTCCTCGGCGTGCTGTATCTGGAGCCCAGTGAGCAGAACGCCCGCGACTTTATCCGCGAGTACAGCTTGGCCTACCCCAACCTTCGTGATCCTGGCACGCGGACGGGCATTAACTACGGGGTGGCTGGCGTACCAGAGACCTTCTTCATCAGCGCTGATGGCGTGGTTCAGCATGTGGACCGGGGCGGCCTGAGCCGGGAACGCTTGAATATCGGCCTTCAAAAGATCGGGGTGCCCACGCTGTGA
- a CDS encoding DUF3105 domain-containing protein codes for MKRLLPLAVLLAACAQNGGEIEGVKSFKNEGGLHQAGRLDYAQRSPAGGAHNSTWQNCGVYDRPIYDEYAVHSLEHGAVWVSYQPDLGASQVQQLKGLVDGRSSTLLSPHESQSAPIIVTAWNKQLEVQDAGDARIAQFIQKYEQAGEAPEVGASCTGASDDTV; via the coding sequence ATGAAACGTCTTCTGCCGCTCGCCGTCCTGCTCGCTGCCTGTGCCCAAAACGGCGGTGAAATTGAGGGCGTGAAGAGCTTCAAGAATGAAGGTGGGCTGCACCAAGCTGGGCGACTGGACTATGCCCAGCGCTCACCGGCGGGCGGGGCGCACAACAGTACCTGGCAGAATTGCGGGGTGTACGACCGACCCATCTACGATGAATACGCCGTCCACAGCCTGGAGCACGGCGCCGTATGGGTGTCGTATCAGCCGGACTTGGGCGCCAGTCAGGTGCAGCAGCTCAAAGGGCTGGTGGATGGGCGTTCCTCCACCCTCCTCTCTCCTCATGAGTCTCAGTCGGCGCCGATCATTGTGACAGCCTGGAACAAACAACTTGAAGTGCAGGACGCCGGGGATGCACGCATCGCGCAGTTCATCCAGAAGTACGAGCAGGCCGGTGAAGCCCCTGAGGTTGGCGCTTCCTGCACGGGCGCGTCCGACGATACGGTCTGA
- a CDS encoding response regulator transcription factor has translation MTQVLIVDDDPAILEVLRAYLGAAGYTVLDAEDGLSAWPLLTQVDVAVLDWMLPGRSGLDLARAARAAGLTLPILMLTGRGEEADKLHGLDSGMDDYVVKPFSPREVTARIRVLLRRAGIQNILSAGELLIDVRGREARLSGERLDLTKLEFELLATMAQHAGLAWTRTRLLERIWGLDFPGTERVVDVHMTALRRKLGDTMDTPRFIETVRGVGYRFKEVADE, from the coding sequence GTGACGCAGGTGCTGATCGTGGATGATGACCCAGCCATCCTGGAGGTGCTGCGTGCCTATCTGGGCGCCGCGGGTTATACCGTGCTGGACGCGGAAGATGGGTTGAGCGCGTGGCCTCTGCTAACACAAGTGGACGTGGCCGTGCTGGACTGGATGTTGCCTGGCCGCTCGGGCTTGGACCTGGCCCGCGCCGCCCGGGCCGCAGGGCTGACCCTGCCGATCCTGATGTTAACCGGCCGCGGCGAAGAAGCTGACAAACTGCACGGTTTGGACAGTGGGATGGATGATTATGTGGTCAAGCCCTTCAGTCCGCGTGAAGTGACGGCCCGTATCCGGGTGCTGCTCCGCCGCGCAGGCATCCAGAACATCCTGAGCGCGGGTGAGCTCCTGATAGATGTTCGCGGCCGGGAAGCGCGACTGTCGGGCGAACGGCTCGACCTCACCAAACTGGAGTTTGAACTGCTTGCCACCATGGCGCAGCACGCTGGACTTGCCTGGACCCGGACACGGCTGCTGGAACGCATCTGGGGTCTGGACTTTCCGGGCACGGAACGTGTCGTGGATGTCCACATGACGGCCTTGCGCCGTAAACTAGGGGATACCATGGACACACCGCGCTTTATCGAAACCGTTCGCGGCGTCGGGTACCGCTTTAAAGAAGTCGCTGACGAGTAG
- a CDS encoding peptidoglycan D,D-transpeptidase FtsI family protein, which translates to MRFPHLFQGSHQARQRRRVRLMWTAAFLAFTSLLPAFFKLSWAGEPRVNAVTPTRGAIRLMDGTLVAVHTAQGRQYPLGPMAANVVGFLGADGGLEGLERTLNAELAQGKSQTLTLNGTIQAAAEQVLEEAVKRVEAASGSVVVMDRHTGHLLAVANWPTFDPGAWAGTVPAQWRNRAFVDEYEPGSVIKALTVAALLEENLTSPAQVYETPMRRPYAGTVINDLVPHPSVLRTWEILRYSSNVGMTRLIENVPPMTLHRAFQAFGLGLAVELPGPTANGSLAAPDRWTPLTQATMSFGQGLSVTNLQMAAAFNVIANDGVYIAPRLSPDQPRRTRRVLRPDVARTMQRLLHAVIDEGIQSRAELPGYHVGGKTGTAQVAIGGRYSSEVFTSTFAGFFPAEQPRYTVTVMVRGAKREYQGSQLAAPIFRDITAYILSMNGALPALIPPPTTHEADEVGAQSDRAAERSARASREAAGPEAGPVHGP; encoded by the coding sequence ATGAGGTTTCCCCACTTGTTTCAAGGTTCACATCAAGCCCGGCAGCGCCGCCGGGTTCGCCTGATGTGGACGGCTGCCTTCCTTGCGTTCACGTCACTCCTCCCAGCATTCTTCAAACTGTCCTGGGCCGGGGAACCGCGCGTAAATGCGGTGACGCCCACCCGCGGCGCCATTCGCTTGATGGACGGCACCCTGGTGGCCGTCCACACCGCCCAGGGCCGGCAGTATCCCCTGGGCCCGATGGCGGCGAACGTGGTTGGGTTTCTGGGCGCAGATGGAGGTCTGGAAGGACTGGAGCGAACGCTGAATGCTGAGCTTGCGCAGGGCAAGTCCCAGACCCTGACGCTGAACGGCACCATCCAGGCGGCGGCCGAGCAGGTGTTGGAAGAGGCGGTCAAGCGGGTGGAAGCAGCGTCAGGGTCTGTGGTGGTAATGGACCGCCACACCGGGCACCTCCTGGCGGTTGCCAACTGGCCCACCTTTGATCCTGGTGCCTGGGCAGGAACCGTTCCAGCGCAGTGGCGCAACCGGGCATTTGTGGACGAGTACGAGCCGGGCAGTGTGATCAAGGCACTGACGGTGGCCGCGCTCCTGGAAGAGAACCTGACGTCACCGGCGCAGGTGTATGAGACGCCGATGCGCCGGCCGTACGCCGGCACGGTCATCAATGACCTGGTCCCGCACCCCTCGGTCCTGCGGACGTGGGAGATCCTGCGGTACTCCAGCAATGTTGGGATGACGCGCTTAATCGAAAACGTGCCGCCCATGACCCTTCACCGCGCGTTTCAGGCCTTCGGACTGGGCCTGGCAGTTGAGCTTCCCGGCCCCACTGCAAACGGGAGCCTCGCCGCTCCAGACAGATGGACGCCCTTGACGCAAGCCACCATGTCGTTCGGGCAGGGCCTGAGCGTGACCAACCTCCAGATGGCCGCTGCGTTCAATGTGATTGCGAATGATGGCGTGTATATCGCCCCCCGACTTTCTCCCGACCAACCGCGGCGCACGCGCCGCGTGCTGCGCCCAGATGTCGCCCGCACCATGCAGCGGCTCCTTCACGCGGTCATTGATGAAGGCATTCAAAGCCGCGCAGAATTGCCGGGGTATCATGTGGGCGGAAAAACTGGTACAGCGCAGGTCGCTATCGGCGGCCGGTACAGCAGCGAAGTGTTTACCAGTACGTTCGCTGGCTTCTTTCCAGCCGAACAGCCGCGTTATACCGTGACGGTGATGGTGCGCGGCGCAAAACGTGAATATCAGGGCTCGCAGCTGGCCGCCCCGATTTTCCGTGACATCACCGCCTACATCCTCTCCATGAATGGCGCGCTGCCTGCACTGATCCCGCCGCCCACCACCCACGAGGCGGATGAGGTCGGAGCCCAGTCGGACCGTGCTGCAGAGCGCTCCGCGAGGGCTTCCAGAGAGGCAGCCGGGCCGGAGGCAGGCCCCGTACATGGACCATGA
- a CDS encoding heavy metal translocating P-type ATPase yields the protein MTHAHHSSDAARLEVALRTCHSGTDLQGADTLIRQRPGVTQVHLDRTRSVAHVQIDPAVTDETRLRTQLEAAGYLCTCERASAAASGHAHHPQTSHAGPAPAPGGHADHAGHGDAHAGHGEAMVTDMLRRFTVSLLLTIPAVLYSPIGEAIGFTAMPPFGLGMNVFGLLLTTPVVWWGGWPFISAAWRALRRGEANMMTLIALGILVSYAYSVWATLALGSQEVFFEAAAMLTTFSLLGHWLEMRSRFATGRAVEALLRLAPATARVIRNGAEMELPVEQVVTGDLVAIRPGDRVPVDGEVMSGTSFVDESMLTGEPVPVEKTPGARVAAGTVNQNGAFQFRATAVGVDTALARIVQLVQDAQASKAPAQRLADTAGKYLVFVALGSGLLAFLAWTLLGENLVFALTAAVSAIVIACPDALALATPTAITVGVGRGAQAGVLFKNASALEAAAGVTTVVFDKTGTLTEGKPALTDVVPAAGVAEHELLRLAASADQPSQHPLADAIVRGARDRGLTVTAPETFEAVPGRGVQATVDGRQVWIGNRALMTQAGVSVAAAEDQAAQLASDGKTAMFVAADGQFLGLVAVADRVRESARAAVAELQALGVRTVMLTGDTERTAQAVARQLGLDTVIADVLPEQKATQVQALQGQGQRVAMVGDGVNDAPALAQAEVGIAIGAGTDVAVETADVVLVNSDPAAVAASLRLARRVQRKIRQNLFWAVIYNVLAIPFAAGVLYPAYGVLLRPEWAALLMSVSTLIVTGNALLLNRGRLGQATSG from the coding sequence ATGACCCACGCGCATCATTCATCCGACGCGGCCAGGCTGGAGGTGGCGCTGCGCACCTGCCACAGCGGCACCGACCTGCAAGGCGCAGACACCTTGATTCGTCAGCGGCCAGGCGTGACGCAGGTCCACCTGGACCGCACCCGCAGTGTGGCACACGTGCAGATTGACCCGGCGGTGACGGATGAAACGCGCCTCCGGACCCAGCTGGAGGCCGCTGGGTACCTCTGCACCTGTGAACGCGCGTCGGCCGCCGCGTCAGGGCACGCACACCACCCGCAGACCTCACACGCCGGACCTGCCCCAGCGCCGGGCGGGCACGCGGACCATGCCGGACACGGGGACGCACATGCCGGGCATGGGGAAGCGATGGTCACCGACATGCTGCGACGCTTCACGGTGTCACTGCTGCTCACCATTCCAGCGGTGCTGTACTCCCCGATCGGAGAAGCCATCGGTTTTACGGCCATGCCGCCTTTCGGCCTGGGCATGAATGTCTTCGGGCTGCTGCTCACCACGCCCGTCGTGTGGTGGGGCGGGTGGCCCTTCATCTCCGCCGCTTGGCGCGCCCTGCGGCGGGGCGAAGCGAACATGATGACCCTGATCGCGCTGGGCATCCTGGTGTCGTACGCGTACTCGGTGTGGGCCACCCTGGCGCTGGGCTCGCAGGAGGTGTTTTTCGAGGCGGCCGCGATGCTGACCACCTTCTCCCTGCTGGGCCACTGGCTGGAGATGCGCTCCCGGTTTGCCACGGGCCGGGCGGTGGAGGCCCTGCTGCGCCTGGCACCTGCGACCGCTCGGGTGATCCGGAACGGCGCTGAAATGGAACTGCCGGTCGAACAGGTGGTGACGGGTGACCTCGTGGCTATACGCCCGGGTGACCGCGTACCGGTGGACGGCGAGGTGATGAGCGGCACGTCCTTCGTGGACGAGAGCATGCTGACCGGGGAGCCGGTGCCGGTTGAGAAAACGCCGGGGGCGAGGGTCGCTGCGGGCACCGTGAACCAGAACGGGGCGTTTCAGTTCCGGGCCACGGCCGTGGGCGTGGACACCGCCCTGGCGCGCATCGTGCAGCTCGTGCAGGACGCGCAGGCGAGCAAAGCGCCCGCGCAGCGTCTGGCGGACACGGCCGGGAAGTACCTGGTGTTCGTGGCGCTGGGCAGTGGCCTGCTGGCCTTCCTCGCGTGGACACTGCTGGGGGAGAACCTGGTGTTCGCCCTGACAGCCGCCGTGTCCGCCATCGTGATTGCCTGCCCGGACGCCCTGGCGCTGGCCACGCCGACCGCCATCACGGTGGGGGTGGGGCGGGGCGCACAGGCGGGGGTGCTGTTCAAGAACGCCTCAGCACTGGAAGCGGCAGCGGGCGTGACCACGGTGGTGTTCGATAAGACGGGCACCTTGACGGAAGGCAAGCCGGCCCTGACGGATGTGGTGCCTGCAGCGGGGGTCGCCGAGCATGAGCTGCTGCGCCTGGCCGCGTCCGCCGATCAGCCCTCCCAGCATCCGCTGGCCGACGCGATCGTGCGCGGCGCCCGGGACCGGGGCTTGACGGTGACCGCACCAGAGACCTTCGAGGCCGTGCCGGGGCGGGGGGTGCAGGCGACGGTGGATGGGCGGCAGGTCTGGATTGGCAACCGGGCGCTGATGACGCAGGCCGGGGTGAGTGTCGCGGCCGCGGAAGACCAGGCGGCGCAACTGGCGTCAGACGGCAAAACCGCCATGTTCGTGGCCGCAGATGGGCAGTTCCTGGGACTCGTGGCGGTGGCGGACCGCGTCCGTGAATCGGCCCGCGCGGCGGTGGCCGAACTCCAGGCCCTCGGTGTGCGCACCGTCATGCTCACCGGCGACACCGAGCGCACCGCGCAGGCGGTGGCGCGGCAGCTGGGCCTGGACACGGTGATTGCGGACGTCCTGCCTGAGCAGAAGGCTACGCAGGTGCAGGCCCTGCAGGGCCAGGGGCAGCGGGTGGCCATGGTGGGGGACGGGGTGAATGACGCGCCGGCCCTCGCGCAGGCCGAGGTGGGCATCGCGATTGGGGCCGGCACGGACGTGGCGGTGGAGACGGCGGACGTGGTGCTGGTGAACAGTGACCCGGCAGCGGTCGCGGCCAGCCTCCGTCTGGCGCGGCGCGTGCAGCGCAAGATCCGCCAGAACCTGTTCTGGGCCGTGATCTACAACGTGCTCGCCATTCCGTTCGCGGCGGGCGTGCTGTACCCGGCGTACGGGGTGCTGCTGCGCCCGGAGTGGGCGGCGCTGCTGATGAGCGTCAGCACCCTGATCGTTACGGGGAACGCGCTCCTGCTTAACCGGGGGCGACTGGGGCAGGCCACCTCTGGGTGA
- the parS gene encoding type II RES/Xre toxin-antitoxin system antitoxin: MTQTFSPTRTVPALPGTSLLGLKATTLLDLGDAVHAGFKPTTLQRLAQHIGLSIGETLALIGLSDSTYHSYRRNGRALSPDVSTHLYQLARVTEAAEAYFENAPAAHAWLQTARPTFGHRTPLQFALLPGGAEYVTTVLSRLEHGVYT, translated from the coding sequence ATGACGCAGACGTTTTCCCCCACCCGGACCGTTCCTGCCCTGCCCGGCACGTCGCTGCTCGGCCTGAAGGCAACCACCCTGCTCGACCTGGGCGACGCGGTTCACGCGGGCTTCAAGCCCACCACCCTGCAGCGCCTCGCGCAGCACATCGGCCTGTCCATCGGTGAAACACTCGCCCTGATCGGGCTCAGTGACAGCACGTACCACAGCTACCGCCGCAATGGACGCGCGCTGAGCCCAGACGTGAGCACCCACCTGTACCAACTGGCGCGCGTGACCGAAGCGGCCGAAGCGTACTTCGAGAACGCGCCGGCAGCCCACGCCTGGCTGCAGACCGCCCGACCCACGTTTGGCCACCGGACCCCCCTTCAGTTCGCCCTCCTGCCTGGAGGTGCCGAGTACGTGACGACCGTGCTGAGCAGACTTGAGCACGGAGTCTACACGTGA
- a CDS encoding RES family NAD+ phosphorylase, with protein sequence MSLTLHRISKLKYATLQTLDAHGLGAAQYGGRWNSPDPALEHDRRIIYASDTLAQATLEVIVHVDSQVLHTVAHGHVTLEVDPAGILDLAPGDLPATWNAQPETPATQVIGDEWYDLQASPVLRIPSAVLPLSVFAPGQANYLINARHPQAAAMVRLLGAVPLTFDPRL encoded by the coding sequence GTGAGCCTGACCCTCCACCGCATCAGCAAACTCAAGTACGCCACCCTACAAACTCTCGACGCGCACGGCCTGGGCGCCGCGCAGTACGGCGGCCGCTGGAACAGCCCCGACCCCGCGCTGGAGCATGACCGGCGCATCATCTACGCCAGTGATACCCTCGCCCAGGCGACCCTGGAAGTCATCGTGCACGTGGACAGTCAGGTGCTGCACACCGTGGCCCATGGGCACGTCACCCTGGAGGTGGACCCAGCCGGCATTCTGGACCTCGCGCCCGGCGATCTACCCGCCACCTGGAATGCCCAACCGGAAACCCCGGCCACGCAGGTGATCGGGGACGAGTGGTATGACCTTCAGGCCTCACCAGTCCTGCGGATTCCGTCCGCAGTGCTCCCTCTCTCGGTTTTCGCGCCCGGCCAGGCCAATTACCTGATCAACGCGCGCCACCCGCAGGCGGCGGCCATGGTGCGCCTCCTGGGCGCTGTGCCCCTCACGTTTGACCCTCGGCTGTAA
- a CDS encoding methyltransferase family protein, giving the protein MESQVLYPALFALTLLYLLLAFVWRSVLVWRRTGINPYVLPQDDSPQGYVGAAMRLLMAAVLLTTGGLAAVPQAAELVGTLPWLVSPALQGGGWLLMAAALGLTLVAQAQMGASWRIGLDARARTALVQSGVFARSRNPIFLAMRLMLLGLFLAAPQAVTLTLLVAGEVLMQVQVRLEEAYLHGVHGEAYVAYRARVPRWL; this is encoded by the coding sequence ATGGAATCTCAAGTATTGTATCCAGCGCTGTTTGCCCTCACCCTGCTTTACCTGCTGCTCGCGTTCGTCTGGCGCTCAGTGCTGGTCTGGCGACGCACCGGGATCAATCCATACGTGTTGCCCCAGGATGACAGTCCGCAGGGGTATGTGGGCGCGGCCATGCGCCTGCTGATGGCCGCTGTCCTGCTGACCACGGGGGGACTCGCCGCCGTACCTCAAGCGGCAGAGCTGGTGGGGACGTTGCCCTGGTTGGTCAGCCCCGCGCTTCAGGGTGGGGGCTGGCTCCTGATGGCCGCTGCCCTGGGGCTGACCCTGGTGGCCCAGGCCCAGATGGGCGCGTCCTGGCGAATCGGACTGGATGCGCGGGCGCGGACCGCTTTGGTGCAAAGCGGCGTGTTTGCCCGCTCGCGCAATCCGATCTTCCTGGCCATGCGCCTGATGTTGCTGGGTCTGTTTTTGGCCGCGCCACAGGCGGTGACCCTGACGCTGCTGGTGGCGGGGGAGGTGCTGATGCAGGTTCAGGTCCGGCTCGAGGAGGCCTACCTGCACGGCGTGCATGGGGAGGCGTATGTCGCGTACCGCGCGCGGGTGCCGCGTTGGCTGTGA